TTGGATTTATTGCTCTAAAATCTAAAGCCTGCTGTAGAGGGGTCTCAAAACAAAACCAAAGTAAATACCCCTTAAAAAGAgagaagggggggggggggggggggggggggaatatatatgataaaaaaaaaatagtgtgCACATCAAGTACAGGTCATAGAAAGGTTTTTTATAAGGATTGTGtgcatagttaatataaaatttcgaaaattccttttcAAGTAATTTAGATAACTATCTTGGAGGAATTGaagttgaaaaaataaattcactTTGGTTTTAAACATAGTTATCAAACCTGGCTCGATTCGGCCAGTTTGACCGAAAACCAGGTTATCTGGTCACCTGACTGAGCCTAACCACTCGTTGAACTGGTCATGCAATGAACTCGATAGAATACGGTTCGATTTGACGGATTTTGATGAAAATCAGTGATCCGGCCGGGTAATTTGACCCGGTCCAAGtggtgaaattttttttttttttttaaaaaatcgtTAAACAGCGCCGTTCCAATTCAATCCCCCCCTTCGTTGAAACTGTGATGAAACCCTAGGCTAATCCCCCCTTCCCCCCATTGCCTCTAAATCCCTAATGGCTGAGACTCTGAGTGTCTGAGTTCATCAATTGGCAGTCCCTTACCGCCGAACCCTCACCAGTCACCGCCGATACCCCCCAGCCAACCTCGTCTCTCCATCGGTAGTCCATCACGGCCTCACCCTCACCGTCACGGCCTCACCCTCGTAACTCTGTCGTCACTCTCAGTCTCGGCCTCACCTCGTCAGCGGCAGAAAGTGTTCATCAAATAACTCAGAAAGCGTTCATCTTCTGCGGCCTCACCTCTCCGTCACTCTCAGTCTCTGCTCACTCGGGTCATTTGGGTGGAAGTGGTGGTCGTCATAAAGCATTCACCTTCTGCCTCAGTGCCTCTGCTCCCTCAGGTCAGTTGCtgttgtattttatttttagagttgTTGAACTTGAACATATTTTAGTTGCTATTGACATATTGTTATGGAATCTGGTGGATAAATTGATATTTTAGAGTAGTTGTTGAAGCTGTCcgaattttagttaaaattattcTTGAATTTGGTAGCTGCTGCTGTTGTATTTAGTTTTTTAGGGTTGTTTGTTGCTGGTTGCTGTGTTGGTATTTGGTAATCGGTATAGAGCTGTTGTATTTTTCCTGTTGTATTGTTGCTGGTTGCTGTATTTTCCCTGTTTGTTGCTGGTTGCTGTGTTGGTATTTAGTTTTTTAGTTGCTGGTTGCTGCTATTGTATTTACTGTGGGTTTTTATAGCTGTTGTTGTTTATTGTTGGTTTGTTTAGAATTGCTGTTAGTTGAATCAGTGAACTTTAGTGAAATAGTAGTGGTTGCTGTTCTACTTAAAAACTGATTTAAGCAAATCTTTTGTtgctgaaaatatttttggtttttcatgctagaattttaaaaatgtcTTTATCTCAAACACCATCAGAAACGCCACCATCTCAAGAACAAGCATCATCAGCAACTCCTACCCCTGATCTTACCACTAAAAGAGTttataataatagaggaaataCTGATCCAACTTGGGATCATTGTAAACAAATTGtggaaaaaacagaaaaaattacTATGATGTGCATATATTGTGACAAACCTATTAGGGGAGGTGGGATTAATCGATTTAAGTATCACTTAACTGGAAAAGGAGGAGATGTTGAGAAGTGCAAAAAGGTTCTATCTGCTGTTGCTTATCAATTTGGGCAAAATATTGAAGAATTtatgaataagaaaaagaaaactcaAGAAAATTATGTAGAAATTTATGCAGCATGTGATGAGGTTGAAAGAGAATTTGATAGAATGGAAGAGCTTGAAGCACGACAGCAACAACAACATTCAAGGACAAGGTTGCCACCACCTACAGCTAGGAAATGGGAAAAATATTGGAAtagagactttttttttttcatcttcaACAACACCTGAAGCCCAACCAACGATAAAAAGTGTATTGCAAAGTAAAAAAATTGTGGAAAAATGTGACATTGTCATTGCGAAGTGGATGGTTGATGCTTCTATGCCATTTAATGCACTTAATTCAGCATATTACCAACCAATGATTGATGCTATTGCAATTCTGTGCCATTTAATGCACTTAATTCAGCATATTACCAACCAATGATTGATGCTATTGCAAACATAGGTGCAGGATATAAAGGTCCAAACTTTGGTAGAGTTCGTGGGTATTTGTTGAGTAAGTTGGTGGATGATGTGAAAAAGATGATTGAACGGTATTGTGAAATTTGGAAGCAAACTGGATGTACTATCATGACTGATGGATGGACTAATCGTTGTAGGCGCACTTTAATTAACTTCTTGTTTTATTGTCCAAAATGAACTATCTTCCTAAAGTCTGTTGATGCTTCTCATGCCTCCAAGACTGCTGAATTATTGTTTAAGCTTTTTAAGGATGTTGTCAACTTTGTCGATCCTAAAAATGTTGTTCATATAGTGACAGACAATGCTGCAAATTATGTTGCTGTTGGAAGGTTGTTAGAATCTGAATTTCCTAAGTTGTATTGGTCTCCTTATGCTGCACATTGTATTAACTTGATGTTACAAGATATTGGAAAGTTGAATGAAGTCAGTGAGACAGTTTCACATGCTTCAAAGATTactaaatacatatataatcaTTGTCATCCACTGTATCTGATGAGGAAGTTTACCGGTGGACGAGAAATACTTCGTCCAGCTCCAACTCGTTTTGCTATCAATTTCATAGCTTTGCAGAGTATTCTAGCTCAAAAAGATGCATTAAGAACTATGGTAACTTCTAGAGAATGGACAATCTCAGCCTACTCTAAAGAAACTAAAGCTAAAACATTTGTCGATCAAGTTTTAGACTCTAAGTTTTGGAATCAATGTGCAGATATTGTCAAGCTTACTGAGCCACTTGTTCGTGTGCTTCGTATTGTGGATAGTGAAGATAAAGCTGTAATGGATTTTCTTTATCAAGCTTTTAATAAGGCTAGAGAAGAGATGGTGAGGAGGTTTCAACGAAAAAAGAAGATTGTGGAGCCTTACTTGAAAATTTTGGATACTCGTTGGGATTCAcaacttaaaaaaattcttCATGTTGGCTATTGGTTAAACCCTGCTTTTCGATTCAATGCTGCTGAATTTGAAAAACATAAGCAAACCACTTCTGGTCTACTAGATGTAATTGAGAAATATTCATATGATGATCCAGAGTTGAATACTAAGTTGACAAGTGAGACGAGAATATATTCTAATGCTGAAGATGAATTTGGAAGACAATCTGCACTGCGTGAACTAAGCACAGTGATGCCAggtaaatattttatttaattttatctttctttattcgtttatttattttaaaaagctAATTGTAATGCATTGCCTCTTTTGATTTTAAGACCAATGATGGAAATCTTATGGAACTGGAGTACCAAATTTACAAAAGTTAGTCATTCGTGTTTTAAGTCAAACTTGTAGTTTTTCTGGTTATGAATGAAATTGGAGTTTTTTTAACACATCCACACAAAGTTGAGGAATCGGTTAGAACATCAAAAGCTTAATAATCTTGTTTTCGTTCATTATAACTTGAGGCTACAACAAAAGTATCTtctataattatttatctaattttaaaaagtattgttcattaaaatttaatttttagtttagtAATTACATAACTTGATAATATAGAAATCTAATGAGAAAGCAAAGCTATGATCCAATTTGTCTTGATACATTTGATAATCATTCGAATTGGATATTGGAAGATTCACCGCCGTTTTAACTCTTGAAGAGGTTGATGCTCTACAAAATGATTTGGCAAATATGTCCATTCAACCAACTTTAGATGATCTTGGTAAATTCTTCAATTGCTagaatattttaattgtcaGTTGCTATTA
The genomic region above belongs to Arachis stenosperma cultivar V10309 chromosome 5, arast.V10309.gnm1.PFL2, whole genome shotgun sequence and contains:
- the LOC130980802 gene encoding uncharacterized protein LOC130980802 translates to MVRRFQRKKKIVEPYLKILDTRWDSQLKKILHVGYWLNPAFRFNAAEFEKHKQTTSGLLDVIEKYSYDDPELNTKLTSETRIYSNAEDEFGRQSALRELSTVMPAQLNLEDDQVTMLWKIWMQIKMREMLIKLLICPMKMLMPTLSSPLGLNLMIVLSLTCSC